From a region of the Thermosulfurimonas sp. F29 genome:
- a CDS encoding tRNA-dihydrouridine synthase, protein MARENTPSGSVKSVSCGSWCRPDPKMVRRGEVILAPLAGYTHSPFRRLVRRLGADRTWTELVSADLILRKGPSDPLLRFTPEERPLTVQLFGNDPEKLHRAGRLVACELRPDGLDLNLGCPVKKVVSRGAGAGLLRDPVRMQACAEALVSAGKAHGIPVSAKIRLGWDEDRLEDIVERLLSAGISALALHPRLAREGFSGRARWERIRDLVRLAGNRIFVIGNGDIRKWTDIERMFRETGCAAVMVGRAALKNPWIFKEFREKRELAHGISERAALALELLDEMARFFRPETAAKKIKAFLAQLFKGVPGKKALLPALLTAPDYETLEKRLRSLPEGSNRGKLDPRPSGEGVIK, encoded by the coding sequence TTGGCCCGGGAGAATACGCCCTCCGGATCGGTAAAAAGCGTTTCCTGCGGGTCCTGGTGTCGGCCTGATCCGAAAATGGTCCGCCGGGGAGAGGTCATCCTGGCCCCGCTTGCGGGCTACACCCATTCCCCCTTTCGCCGGCTCGTGCGCCGACTCGGGGCCGACCGTACCTGGACCGAACTCGTAAGCGCGGACCTGATCCTGCGGAAGGGACCCTCCGATCCTCTTCTCCGTTTCACTCCGGAGGAACGCCCCCTGACCGTACAGCTTTTCGGAAACGACCCCGAGAAGCTCCACCGGGCCGGAAGGCTCGTGGCCTGTGAGCTCCGTCCCGACGGCCTTGACCTCAACCTGGGCTGTCCGGTGAAGAAGGTGGTCTCCCGGGGAGCCGGGGCAGGGCTTCTTCGGGACCCCGTCCGAATGCAGGCCTGCGCCGAGGCCCTGGTTTCGGCCGGGAAGGCTCACGGAATCCCGGTCTCGGCCAAGATCCGGCTGGGCTGGGACGAAGATCGCCTGGAGGACATCGTCGAACGGCTTCTTTCCGCCGGGATTTCCGCCCTGGCCCTTCATCCCCGGCTGGCCAGAGAGGGTTTCTCCGGCCGGGCCCGCTGGGAACGCATCCGGGATCTGGTCCGCCTCGCGGGAAACCGTATTTTCGTGATCGGCAACGGGGACATCCGTAAGTGGACGGACATTGAACGCATGTTTCGCGAAACCGGTTGCGCAGCGGTCATGGTGGGTCGGGCGGCCCTGAAAAACCCCTGGATCTTTAAAGAATTCAGGGAAAAACGGGAGCTCGCGCACGGAATTTCCGAAAGGGCCGCGCTCGCCCTGGAGCTTCTTGACGAGATGGCCCGCTTTTTTCGCCCCGAAACCGCGGCCAAAAAGATTAAGGCCTTTCTGGCGCAGCTCTTCAAAGGGGTCCCCGGAAAGAAGGCCCTCCTTCCGGCGCTCCTCACGGCCCCGGATTACGAGACCCTGGAGAAACGCCTTCGGAGTTTACCGGAGGGCTCGAATCGTGGTAAGCTGGATCCAAGACCATCCGGTGAGGGGGTTATTAAATGA
- a CDS encoding histidine triad nucleotide-binding protein has translation MSECIFCKILRGEIPSRKVYEDDLAYAFHDINPVAPIHILIIPRKHLSGVHEMSEEDRALVGHLFWVARRIAEDLELSPAKDPTRGYRLVINSGPQAGQTVFHLHLHLLGGREMTWPPG, from the coding sequence ATGTCGGAGTGCATCTTCTGTAAGATTCTGAGGGGGGAAATTCCCTCGAGAAAGGTCTACGAGGACGATCTGGCCTACGCCTTTCACGATATCAATCCCGTGGCCCCCATTCACATCCTTATCATTCCCAGGAAGCACCTCTCCGGGGTGCACGAGATGTCCGAGGAGGATCGCGCCCTGGTGGGGCATCTCTTCTGGGTGGCCCGCAGGATCGCCGAGGACCTGGAGCTTTCCCCGGCCAAGGATCCCACGCGGGGATACCGGCTGGTGATCAACTCCGGCCCTCAGGCCGGGCAGACCGTCTTCCACCTTCACCTGCACCTTCTCGGTGGCCGCGAGATGACCTGGCCTCCGGGCTAG
- a CDS encoding FumA C-terminus/TtdB family hydratase beta subunit yields MKKLFFPLRSRKILLELTPGELILLSGRLLAARDATHRRLLKLLDAGRELPVDLQGQAIYYVGPSPAPPGRVIGSAGPTTAYRMDPYTPRLLELGLAVTIGKGPRGPEVREAVVRYRAAYLATFGGAGAYLSEKIKAVRTLAFPELGPEALLELEVEDFPAVVINPPGGGDYYEEVRRRAGGEL; encoded by the coding sequence ATGAAAAAGTTATTTTTCCCTTTGCGGAGCAGAAAAATTCTACTTGAACTGACCCCCGGTGAATTGATTCTGCTTTCGGGCAGGCTTCTTGCGGCCCGCGACGCCACGCACCGACGCCTGCTTAAGCTCCTGGATGCGGGGCGTGAACTTCCGGTGGATCTTCAGGGTCAGGCCATTTACTATGTGGGGCCCAGTCCGGCTCCTCCGGGGCGCGTCATCGGCTCCGCCGGCCCCACCACGGCCTACCGCATGGACCCCTACACTCCGCGCCTCCTGGAACTGGGCCTGGCCGTCACCATCGGGAAAGGCCCCCGCGGGCCGGAGGTGCGCGAGGCCGTCGTGCGCTACAGGGCTGCTTACCTCGCCACCTTCGGAGGAGCCGGGGCCTATCTGTCGGAAAAGATAAAAGCGGTGCGAACGCTCGCCTTCCCCGAACTCGGACCGGAGGCCCTGCTGGAGCTCGAGGTTGAGGACTTTCCCGCCGTAGTGATCAATCCCCCGGGCGGAGGCGATTACTACGAGGAGGTAAGGCGTCGTGCCGGTGGCGAGCTCTGA
- the hypE gene encoding hydrogenase expression/formation protein HypE produces the protein MATGREGIVLLDHGSGGRATHNLIREVFLSAFSGGKELLDAALLGEVAGPLAFTTDGFVVDPIFFPGGDIGSLAVHGTVNDLAMAGAEPLYLSCGFILEEGLPLEELRRVVTSMARAARDLGIPIVCGDTKVVPRGKGDRIYITTTGLGRIRLSPPPHPERIRPGDVVLVSGPVGEHGLAVLAAREGLPLTGLKSDSAPVWPLVKVLLEKLGAELHALRDPTRGGLATTLNELAEEAGACFLVEEAEIPLSPAVRGGSEILGLDPLYLACEGRFVAVVSERAAPQALEILKSFPEAREARIIGRVEERKGRPPVILRTRVGGERVLPVLTGEPLPRIC, from the coding sequence ATGGCCACTGGGCGTGAGGGAATCGTACTTCTCGATCACGGAAGCGGAGGGCGGGCCACCCATAACCTGATCCGGGAGGTATTCCTTTCCGCTTTCTCCGGCGGGAAAGAACTCCTGGACGCGGCCCTCCTCGGCGAGGTTGCGGGTCCTCTGGCCTTCACCACCGACGGGTTCGTGGTGGATCCCATCTTTTTCCCGGGCGGGGACATCGGGTCTCTTGCCGTCCACGGCACGGTCAACGACCTGGCCATGGCCGGAGCCGAACCCCTGTATCTTTCCTGCGGATTCATCCTGGAGGAGGGGCTTCCCCTTGAGGAACTCCGCCGGGTGGTGACCTCCATGGCCCGGGCCGCGCGGGACCTCGGCATCCCCATCGTTTGCGGAGACACCAAAGTGGTCCCCCGGGGCAAGGGAGACCGGATTTACATCACCACCACCGGTCTGGGCCGAATCCGGCTCTCCCCTCCCCCTCATCCGGAACGCATCCGTCCGGGGGATGTGGTGCTGGTCTCCGGTCCGGTGGGGGAGCACGGACTGGCGGTACTCGCGGCCCGGGAGGGGTTACCCCTCACGGGGCTCAAAAGCGACTCCGCCCCGGTCTGGCCCCTGGTGAAGGTCCTTCTCGAGAAACTGGGGGCCGAACTGCACGCCCTGCGGGATCCCACCCGGGGAGGGCTGGCCACCACCCTCAATGAGCTGGCCGAGGAGGCGGGAGCGTGTTTCCTGGTGGAGGAAGCCGAAATTCCGTTAAGCCCGGCGGTGCGGGGGGGAAGCGAGATTCTGGGTCTAGATCCCCTTTATCTGGCCTGTGAAGGGCGTTTCGTGGCCGTGGTTAGCGAAAGGGCCGCTCCGCAGGCCCTGGAAATACTTAAAAGCTTTCCCGAGGCCCGCGAGGCCCGAATCATCGGACGGGTGGAGGAAAGGAAAGGCCGCCCTCCGGTGATCCTGCGCACCCGGGTGGGAGGGGAACGGGTGCTTCCGGTTCTCACCGGCGAACCCCTTCCTCGAATCTGCTGA
- a CDS encoding YgaP-like transmembrane domain — MKALRAQRILMGLILLVGLLLMHSGRPWGEYLVWFVTFMSVLSGIINFCPSEWFFRRIFRE, encoded by the coding sequence ATGAAAGCCCTTCGAGCGCAGAGGATTCTCATGGGGTTGATCCTTCTGGTGGGGCTTCTCCTGATGCACTCGGGACGCCCGTGGGGGGAGTATCTCGTCTGGTTCGTGACCTTCATGAGCGTTCTTTCCGGAATAATTAACTTCTGCCCCTCGGAGTGGTTCTTCCGCAGGATCTTCAGAGAGTAA
- the amrS gene encoding AmmeMemoRadiSam system radical SAM enzyme: MREALLYDRLENDEVKCHLCHHRCRIPPGKTGICGVRKNERGVLYTLVYGEIIARHVDPIEKKPLFHFLPGTLSYSIATVGCNFQCDFCQNFEISQFPRHYGYVTGEKVSPERVVEEARRSGSRSISYTYTEPTVYFEFALDCARLAEEAGLKNVFVSNGYMTPEALETIYPHLHAANIDLKSFREEFYRRHCRARLKPVLETLRHLKRQGVWLEVTTLIIPGENDDPEELRDIASFIKEDLGPETPWHVTRFYPTYRLLTRPPTPIETLHTAYAIGRKEGLKYVYTGNIPGDRGENTYCWSCEHLLIERYGFRILKNEITEEGTCPRCGARQDGHWA; encoded by the coding sequence ATGCGCGAGGCCCTTCTCTACGATCGTCTGGAAAACGACGAGGTGAAGTGTCACCTGTGTCATCACCGCTGCCGGATTCCCCCGGGAAAGACCGGAATCTGCGGGGTGCGCAAGAACGAAAGGGGCGTGCTTTACACCCTGGTTTACGGGGAAATAATCGCCCGCCATGTGGACCCCATAGAGAAAAAACCCCTCTTTCACTTTCTCCCCGGCACCCTCAGCTACTCCATCGCCACGGTGGGCTGCAACTTCCAGTGCGACTTCTGCCAGAACTTCGAAATCTCTCAGTTCCCCAGGCATTACGGATATGTAACCGGGGAAAAGGTCTCCCCGGAAAGGGTGGTGGAGGAGGCCAGACGCTCCGGCTCCCGATCCATCTCCTACACCTACACCGAACCCACCGTGTACTTCGAGTTCGCTCTGGATTGTGCCCGCCTGGCGGAGGAAGCGGGGCTGAAGAATGTCTTCGTCTCCAACGGCTACATGACCCCCGAGGCCCTGGAGACCATTTATCCCCACCTGCACGCGGCCAACATCGACCTCAAGTCCTTTCGGGAGGAGTTTTACCGGCGACACTGCCGGGCCAGGTTGAAACCGGTTCTGGAAACCCTGCGGCACCTCAAGCGTCAGGGGGTGTGGCTGGAGGTCACCACTCTGATCATCCCGGGGGAAAACGACGATCCGGAGGAATTGCGGGACATTGCCAGTTTCATCAAGGAAGACCTCGGCCCCGAAACCCCCTGGCATGTAACCCGCTTCTATCCCACCTATCGCCTGCTCACGCGCCCCCCCACCCCCATTGAGACCCTGCACACGGCCTACGCCATAGGGCGAAAGGAGGGGTTAAAGTATGTCTATACCGGGAACATACCCGGAGACCGGGGGGAAAACACCTACTGCTGGTCCTGTGAACACCTTCTCATCGAGCGGTACGGTTTCCGGATCCTGAAAAACGAAATCACTGAAGAGGGCACCTGTCCCCGCTGTGGAGCCCGCCAGGATGGCCACTGGGCGTGA
- a CDS encoding UPF0280 family protein, translating to MPVASSEVRHYRTWFRPGEGLVAFRVVYKETDLAILAERDLSLEGLRLVREIRAPLERYIGNHPEFLTALKPLPEDPEAPELVRRMMLAARTARVGPMAAVAGAIAEALGRRLLEEGRTSQVVVENGGDIFLALRRPATVALFAGESPLSGRVGLRLPAELMPCGVCTSSGKIGHSLSLGRAEAVCVIAGDTALADAAATALANLVKGRRSLKKVLARAGEIPGLMGVVAVVEDEIGAWGPAVELVPL from the coding sequence GTGCCGGTGGCGAGCTCTGAGGTTCGCCATTACCGGACCTGGTTCCGGCCCGGGGAGGGACTGGTCGCCTTTCGGGTGGTCTATAAAGAGACCGACCTCGCCATCCTGGCCGAAAGGGACCTCTCCCTGGAGGGGCTGCGGCTGGTGCGTGAGATTCGGGCTCCCCTGGAACGATACATAGGGAATCATCCGGAATTCCTCACGGCCCTTAAGCCTCTCCCGGAGGACCCGGAGGCCCCGGAACTGGTGCGCAGAATGATGCTTGCCGCCCGGACCGCCCGGGTGGGGCCCATGGCCGCGGTGGCCGGAGCCATCGCCGAGGCCCTGGGACGCCGCCTCCTTGAGGAGGGACGAACCTCCCAGGTGGTGGTGGAAAACGGCGGAGACATCTTTCTGGCCCTGCGTCGCCCGGCCACCGTGGCTCTCTTCGCCGGAGAATCCCCCCTCTCCGGCCGGGTGGGACTCCGCCTGCCCGCGGAACTCATGCCCTGCGGGGTCTGCACCTCCTCGGGGAAGATCGGGCACAGCCTTTCCCTGGGGCGGGCGGAGGCGGTTTGCGTCATCGCCGGGGACACGGCACTGGCCGACGCCGCGGCCACGGCGCTCGCCAATCTGGTGAAGGGGCGCCGCTCACTCAAGAAGGTGCTGGCCCGGGCGGGGGAAATCCCCGGTCTTATGGGGGTGGTAGCGGTGGTGGAGGACGAAATCGGGGCCTGGGGACCGGCCGTGGAACTGGTACCGCTATGA
- a CDS encoding cation diffusion facilitator family transporter produces the protein MRGLYQITLLGAVVNLFLALFKIGAGWWAGSQAVLADGLHSLSDLATDLLALLGLRYGSAPPDECHPYGHRRIETLVSVVIGLLLAGTGLGLMVKALLSLKHCRALSGLPPWVLLPPALSLIFKEALYRITLRVGERASSPAVVANAHHHRSDALSSIPALVGAGLAAWRPQLAFFDPVGSMAVSLFILKSAWNIVKPGVVELCDGVDISEACRIREEVLRIKGVRDAHRVRTRKHAGHTLVDLHIQVDPELSVREGHEISEEVKKTLLSRHRRVIDVVVHLEPYEEPSPEARSSRGHREGAGEGGRRSARPEGRS, from the coding sequence ATGAGGGGACTCTATCAGATCACCCTTCTGGGGGCGGTGGTCAACCTTTTCCTGGCCCTTTTCAAGATCGGAGCCGGGTGGTGGGCCGGAAGCCAGGCCGTTCTCGCCGACGGACTCCACAGCCTCTCCGATCTGGCCACGGACCTCCTCGCTCTTCTGGGGTTGCGTTACGGCAGTGCCCCACCGGACGAGTGTCATCCCTACGGACACCGCCGCATAGAAACCCTCGTTTCCGTGGTCATAGGCCTGCTGCTCGCGGGTACCGGTCTGGGACTGATGGTAAAGGCCCTCCTTTCCCTGAAACACTGCCGGGCCCTTTCGGGCCTTCCCCCGTGGGTGCTCCTCCCCCCGGCCCTGTCCCTGATTTTCAAGGAGGCCCTGTACCGGATCACACTAAGGGTGGGAGAGAGGGCTTCCTCTCCCGCGGTGGTGGCCAACGCCCATCACCACCGCTCCGACGCTCTCAGCTCCATTCCCGCCCTGGTGGGAGCGGGATTGGCCGCCTGGCGCCCGCAACTGGCCTTCTTTGACCCGGTGGGTTCCATGGCGGTCTCCCTCTTCATCCTCAAGTCCGCATGGAACATCGTGAAACCCGGGGTGGTGGAGCTCTGTGACGGCGTGGACATCTCCGAGGCCTGCCGTATCAGGGAAGAGGTGTTGAGGATAAAGGGCGTGCGCGATGCCCACCGGGTGCGCACCCGCAAGCACGCCGGCCACACCCTGGTGGACCTTCACATCCAGGTGGATCCGGAACTTTCCGTGCGGGAGGGGCACGAAATCTCCGAGGAGGTAAAGAAGACCCTCCTTTCCCGGCACCGCCGGGTCATCGATGTGGTGGTGCACCTCGAGCCCTACGAGGAGCCTAGCCCGGAGGCCAGGTCATCTCGCGGCCACCGAGAAGGTGCAGGTGAAGGTGGAAGACGGTCTGCCCGGCCTGAGGGCCGGAGTTGA
- the tyrS gene encoding tyrosine--tRNA ligase produces MERRTPEEALEYLKRGTVDIVEEEELLAKLKRSAETGTPLRVKAGFDPTAPDLHLGHTVLLRKMRHFQDLGHEVYFLIGDFTAMIGDPSGRSETRPPLTREQVIENAKTYADQVFKILDPEKTRVVFNSEWMSKMTAEDFIRLCARYTVARMLEREDFRKRFEAHRPIAIHELIYPLIQAYDSVALRADVELGGTDQLFNLLVGREIQREYGQEPQVILTVPILEGLDGVQKMSKSLGNYVGITEPPQEMFGKLMSISDELMWRYYELLTDLPLSEIEALRRAVAEGREHPKEVKKRLAMNIVAQFHSEAAAREAAEEFERVFARREVPRDIPEVKVAPGRIWIPGLLKETGLVKSTSEGKRLVSQGAVRLVDGEALREEHFEFGPGEYALRIGKKRFLRVLVSA; encoded by the coding sequence ATGGAAAGACGCACCCCGGAAGAGGCCCTGGAGTACCTAAAACGCGGCACCGTGGACATCGTGGAAGAGGAGGAATTACTGGCCAAACTCAAACGCTCGGCCGAGACCGGGACTCCCCTCCGGGTAAAGGCCGGTTTCGATCCCACCGCTCCGGATCTCCACCTGGGCCACACCGTGCTCCTGCGCAAGATGCGCCACTTCCAGGATCTCGGCCACGAAGTCTACTTCCTCATCGGGGACTTCACGGCCATGATCGGAGACCCCTCCGGTCGCTCCGAAACCCGCCCCCCGCTCACCAGGGAACAGGTGATCGAGAACGCTAAAACTTACGCCGACCAGGTCTTCAAGATCCTGGATCCGGAAAAGACCAGGGTGGTCTTTAACAGCGAATGGATGAGCAAGATGACCGCCGAGGACTTCATTCGTCTCTGCGCCAGGTACACCGTGGCCCGCATGCTCGAACGGGAGGACTTCAGGAAACGCTTTGAGGCCCATCGCCCCATAGCCATTCACGAACTCATTTATCCCCTCATCCAGGCCTACGACTCCGTGGCCCTCCGGGCGGATGTGGAGCTCGGGGGTACCGATCAGCTTTTCAACCTCCTGGTGGGACGGGAGATCCAGCGGGAGTACGGCCAGGAACCTCAGGTCATCTTGACCGTGCCCATCCTGGAAGGGCTCGACGGGGTGCAGAAGATGTCCAAGAGCCTGGGCAATTATGTGGGAATCACCGAGCCTCCGCAGGAAATGTTCGGAAAACTCATGTCCATTTCCGACGAGCTCATGTGGCGCTATTACGAGCTTCTCACGGACCTTCCCCTTTCGGAAATAGAGGCCCTCAGACGGGCGGTGGCGGAAGGGCGGGAACATCCCAAGGAGGTGAAGAAGCGTCTGGCCATGAACATCGTGGCCCAGTTTCACTCCGAAGCCGCGGCCCGCGAGGCCGCGGAGGAGTTCGAGAGGGTCTTTGCCCGGCGCGAAGTCCCCAGAGACATTCCGGAAGTAAAGGTGGCGCCGGGGAGGATCTGGATTCCCGGCCTCCTCAAAGAAACCGGTCTGGTAAAAAGCACCTCCGAGGGCAAACGACTGGTCTCCCAGGGAGCGGTCAGGCTCGTGGACGGAGAGGCCCTGAGGGAGGAACACTTCGAGTTTGGCCCGGGAGAATACGCCCTCCGGATCGGTAAAAAGCGTTTCCTGCGGGTCCTGGTGTCGGCCTGA